One genomic segment of Penaeus chinensis breed Huanghai No. 1 chromosome 24, ASM1920278v2, whole genome shotgun sequence includes these proteins:
- the LOC125038126 gene encoding uncharacterized protein LOC125038126: MGDQEAHEGAPPGCCIRRCRNSTLLADAVAFAFPDEAERRGLWMKLLREHMVSSNTKVEPRICSDHFRSSDIVRTTPKPELSAEALPHIQGSDKTEDELGGSDEVAEEPEEEESGRTPRVKVEALDCLRPQGELQQLHLESAESVDHMSVLPVKMEIHSEVREENVDMTSSSKVKESQNSSKETEKELNSSRKVKITISPDKIDKFLKEKKLLKLPSGAYSVMEDVLKEIESCSSEGKQELSQGNSKSGSDAAVPTVAFKRKRGRPRKGTFVPRTVPGKQAANTNNTQIEVTAAGKRILSINTNNEEAVCDSTEAGEVETDGENKPKRKRRSKVLDDYVADFNTSDEEEGVFNNRMTKFSGRGRGRGRGRKSASSEVDHHDRDFFSSYVGVFSKKFSLQEDIPEDDTFDVQSESEEDFGNPESSSVIRGLNIMEEGSGPGSGSEMSLGPEGKTKVQIVNTGETSMVNGKENLIYHVITTTGGTSTVTPLSVPKEVSSDQNEESDEMASTSQTEKGGGDAAVPGQNLKRAAASRTQRMKNKRMVRTYNQKLDALRQQYSRAVQELRKRRLYTLADLVCGASRFLTEEQLVFFTLQLKSGCHNMQGVRYSVREKILALAFYLQSPALYKWLRAIFHLPTKLILERWLEGIAKSDPDTAKRLMYHVYTKYIFKQ; this comes from the exons AAGAGGTTTGTGGATGAAGCTTTTGAGAGAACATATGGTTTCAAGTAACACCAAAGTGGAACCAAGGATCTGTTCTGACCATTTTCGCTCGAGTGACATAGTGAGGACAACCCCCAAGCCAGAACTGTCTGCCGAGGCTCTTCCACATATCCAGGGCAGTGACAAGACAG AAGATGAACTGGGTGGAAGTGATGAGGTTGCTGAGGAGCCAGAGGAAGAGGAGTCAGGAAGAACACCAAGAGTGAAAGTTGAGGCTTTAGATTGTCTCCGGCCTCAGGGTGAACTGCAGCAACTCCATCTTGAGTCGG cTGAGAGTGTAGATCATATGTCTGTTCTACCAGTTAAAATGGAAATACATAgtgaagtaagagaagaaaatgttGACATGACAAGTTCCAGCAAAGTCAAAGAATCTCAGAACAGctcaaaggagacagagaaggaattaAACAGTTCCAGAAAAGTTAAGATTACCATTAGTCCAGACAAGATAGATAAATTTCTTAAGGAAAAAAAGCTATTGAAACTTCCCAGTGGTGCATACAGTGTGATGGAAGATGTATTAAAAGAAATTGAAAGCTGTTCAAGTGAAGGCAAGCAAGAACTTAGTCAGGGAAACTCAAAGTCAGGTAGTGATGCCGCAGTTCCAACTGTGGCATTTAAGAGAAAGCGAGGTCGCCCACGGAAGGGCACCTTTGTTCCTCGCACAGTGCCAGGGAAACAGGCTGCCAATACCAATAACACTCAAATTGAGGTCACTGCAGCAGGAAAAAGAATATTATCAATCAACACCAACAATGAAGAGGCAGTCTGTGATAGTACAGAAGCTGGAGAAGTGGAGACTGATGGTGAAAACAAGCCTAAACGAAAAAGACGTTCGAAGGTACTTGATGATTATGTGGCTGACTTTAATACCTCcgatgaggaagaaggagtgtTCAACAATAGAATGACAAAATTCAGTGGTCGCGGGAGAGGTCGAGGAAGAGGACGCAAGAGTGCCTCCTCTGAAGTAGATCATCATGACAGGGACTTTTTTTCAAGTTATGTAGGAGTGTTCAGTAAGAAATTCAGTCTGCAAGAGGATATTCCTGAAGATGATACATTTGATGTTCAGAGTGAAAGTGAGGAAGACTTTGGTAATCCTGAAAGTTCCTCTGTCATAAGAGGACTGAATATCATGGAAGAAGGAAGTGGTCCAGGTTCAGGATCGGAAATGTCTCTCGGCCCAGAAGGGAAAACCAAGGTGCAGATAGTCAATACTGGTGAGACATCTATGGTAAATGGCAAAGAAAATCTTATTTACCATGTGATAACTACCACAGGAGGCACATCAACAGTGACACCACTATCAGTACCCAAAGAAGTCAGCAGTGACCAGAATGAAGAAAGTGATGAAATGGCATCTACATCGCagacagaaaagggaggaggggatgccGCAGTGCCAGGGCAAAACTTGAAGAGAGCAGCTGCATCAAGGACACAGAGAATGAAGAACAAAAGGATGGTTAG GACATACAACCAAAAGTTGGATGCTCTCCGTCAGCAGTACTCAAGGGCAGTGCAAGAACTGCGGAAGAGGAGGCTGTACACTCTGGCAGACTTGGTTTGTGGTGCTTCAAGGTTCTTGACTGAAGAACAACTAGTGTTCTTTACATTGCAACTAAAATCAGGCTGCCACAATATGCAAGGAGTCAG GTACAGTGTTAGAGAGAAGATACTTGCATTAGCTTTCTACCTGCAAAGCCCAGCCCTGTACAAGTGGCTCCGAGCAATATTTCACTTGCCAACAAAGTTAATCCTGGAAAGGTGGCTAGAAGGCATTGCAAAAAGTGATCCTGACACAGCTAAAAGACTGATGTACCATGTCTATACTAAGTATATTTTCAAACAGTGA